The genomic region ATTTTTCATGTCCTCTTTAGTAAAAAGGAGTTCCGGGTGGGCTTTTCCCATCCCGCGGGGAACAAATGGCGACCTTAAAACCGGGATCCCTTGTGATTTCAGGAATTTTACTGTTTCTTTAAGCGTGGCAAGGTTGTTTTTGCTTATTGTGAGAATAAAGAAAAAATTAACCTTCTCTTTTTGGCAGAGTTTCGCCGCTTTAACTATTGTGTTCAGGCTGTCATCCCTGCTCCATTTGTGCGTATCCGGGTTAAGCGAGTTCAGGGAGAAAACAAATATGGTTTTATCTTCCGTTATTTGTTTTATTTTCTTTACTGTTTCCTTTTCAAGGAGTTTTCCGTTTGTATTTATGAACGACCACAGGCCTTGCTTTGCGGTGTATTCCAGTATCTCAAACGCGTCTTTTCTTAAAAGATGTTCGCCTCCGGAAAAAGCTATTGCCGCGTTTGGGCAGTATTTTTTCACTTCATCTATGACTAGGTCCTTTATTTCATCCGTGGATAATTCGGCGGCATGGGTTTTTTTTGAAGGTCCGGGGCTTTTTGTCATGCAATAACGGCAATTGATATTGCACTGGCGGGTACTTTCAAAATAGCAAAGAAAAAAATTTTTTTGTTTCGCAGTCATGTTTATTCCTTTTGCTTTCTCAGTTCTATCAAATACTCTGGAAATTATTCTAGATGATATAAAAATACTACCGAATTATCAATGTCGCTTTACTTTGTTAATCAAGAATTAAAAAGGAATCCAATCTCGCGCGGTAGTAGATGATGCAGGCTATGGCAGCGGAGATAATTATAAATCAATAAAAGATTTGGGAATGAAGGCGTATAAAACCGTATTAGTCAATGGAAACTAAATAAAGATATTGAAATAAATATCGAGAGGAATGCTCCTACTGCTAAAAAAGGCCCAAA from Elusimicrobiota bacterium harbors:
- a CDS encoding radical SAM protein, whose translation is MTAKQKNFFLCYFESTRQCNINCRYCMTKSPGPSKKTHAAELSTDEIKDLVIDEVKKYCPNAAIAFSGGEHLLRKDAFEILEYTAKQGLWSFINTNGKLLEKETVKKIKQITEDKTIFVFSLNSLNPDTHKWSRDDSLNTIVKAAKLCQKEKVNFFFILTISKNNLATLKETVKFLKSQGIPVLRSPFVPRGMGKAHPELLFTKEDMKNIIHPALREYPLSYVSYAPFFASPEFLENKWKELKVEIGQLGCQAAKGFIGISAEGDVSPCVHLLDSEVMCGNVKTQPLTKILAENEIMNKIRDRNNLKGKCGICRYKHTCGGCRAIAYYKTGDYLAEDHTCFFEPIDENTVSEHEKLQNNNTLKFIDFIKKNKPWSSLF